Below is a genomic region from Candidatus Polarisedimenticolia bacterium.
GAATCCATCACCATCGTTGTCGGCGGAGTCCGCGCACAGGGCTTCGGGAACGACGAAGCCGGACCGCTCCTGGCCATCGGATCTCAGGCCCCAGCTGCCGAGATGCAGCGCGGTGGGACGCACGAGATAGAAGAATGCCACTCCGACGGGCGGGGAAGAAGCATCGATCCAGGATGAAGCGCTCGTCGCCCTCGAGAAAGCGAACGGGCTTGCCGCCGGGAAAGGGCGGCTGGAGCGTTGCACTTCATAGGCGGTCGCTCCGCTCTGCGGAGGCCAGGAGAACTGCGTGGCACTGCTGAAGCCGGCGATGCCTGAAATCTCGTCGATCATTCCATACCCGAAGTTCGACGGGCACTGGTTGTCCTCTCCGTCGTTGATCTCGGGCGAGTTGGGATAAAGCGTGGTCACGGCATCGTTGCAGTCTCCCTGACACTCCGAGAAGCTGTCGCCGTCATCGTCCCCCTCGTTGGTTCCCGAGAGGCCGGGCCATCCCGGAGCGGAGCAGTTGTTGTTGACCCCGTCGCAGATCTGGGGCGCTCCCGGGTAGACGGCATTGCTGGCATCGTTGCAATCACCGGTGCACTCGCTCAACCCGTCCGCGTCATCATCGGACTCATTGGTCCCGGCGAGGGAGGGCCAGCCGGGCCAGGCGCAGTTGTTGTTGAGCCCGTCGCAAAACTGCGTCGCCCCCTGGTAGACGGCGGCGTGGGCGTCATCGCAATCTCCCGAGCATTCGCTCACGCTATCCCCATCGTCATCGCCTTCGTTCGTGCCGGCGATGTCGGGATAAGTCGGCGAGGAGCAGTCGTTGTTGATGCCGTCACATGCTTGCGGGGCTCCCGGGTAGACGATTGCGGAGGCATCATTGCAGTCTCCGGCGCACTCGGAGAACGAGTCCTGATCGTCATCCCGCTCGTTGGTTCCCGCGAGACCTGGCCAGCCCGGTGCATTGCAATTGTTGTTCAGCCCGTCGCAGATCTGGCTCGCCCCCGGATAGACCGCGCCGTTGGTGTCCAGACAATCGAAACAATTGCTGAAGCCGTCGCCGTCGCCATCCGGCAGCCCCTCGTCGGTCGAGCCGTCGCAATCGTCGTCGACCCCGTTGCACAGCTCGGCAACTCCGGGGTGGACGGCGGGATTGGAATCGTTGCAATCCCCGCCGCAGGCGCTGAAGAAGCCGTCTCCATCCGCATCGGCACTCTCATCGATCGGCCCGTCACAGTCGTTGTCCAGCCCGTCGCACAGCTCCGGAGCGCCGGGATGAACGGTCGGCCTCGTATCGTCGCAATCGCCCTCGCAGACGGAGAATCCGTCTCCGTCAGGATCGGGCGCCCCGAAACGGGCGCCGTCCTGATAGGCGAGCCAGAACGTCCCTCCCCCCCAGATCAGCATCCAGTCTCCCGTCCAGACGGCGGAATGAAAGGCGCGAGGCAGGGGCGCGCCGGTGAGGGGGATCGAAGTCCACTGGTCCAGCAACGGATCGTAGACTCCGCCACTGGCAAGAAAAGTTGTCGGGTCAGAGCCGACGAAGCACTGCCCCGCCGCGGCGACGTCGTGATACCAGCGTCCTCCCCAGACGATCATGCGCGATCCCGTCCAGATCGCCGAGTGGGAGGTTCGGCGATTGGGGGCGCCGATCGTGGAAGTCGTGCTCCAGGTGTTGGCAATCGGATCGTAGACCCCGCCCGTATTCAGATCGTTGCTGCATTCGGGATAGACGCGAGGTTCATCGTCATTTCCTCCCCAGACGATCATCCGGGATCCTGTCCAGACGGCGGTGTGCTCCGAGCGGCCCACGCCAAAGGTCGCGGTCGGCGACCATGTATCCGTCCCGGGGTCATAACGGCCCCCGGTGTTGAGTACCGAAGTAGCTCCTGCTCCACCCCACACGATCATGCGTGAGCCGGTCCACACCGAGGTATGGCCGCTGCGCGCCTGCGGAGCGTTGACCATCGAAGTCGGCGTCCAGGTGTCCGAGAGAGGGTTGTAGCGGCCTCCGGTGCTGAACGGACCACTCACGTTCTCTCCGCCCCACACCACCATCGAGGACCCGGTCCAGACGCCTGTGTGACCGTAGCGTTCAGTGGGGGCATCGACCGGCGAGGTCGGTTCCCACGAATCGGCAACAGGGTCATAGAGCGCACCGTCGTTGTAGATGGTGGGCCAGAAGGAGAGGCCACCCCAAATCACCATGCGATTGCCGGTCCAGACCGCCGAATGGTAGTAACGAGGGCCGGGAGCCCCCGACAGAGAAGTGGGAGTCCAATCATCAATCATCGGGTCATAGACCCCGCCGGTATTCGAGACTCCTCCCCGCGGGCCTCCTCCCCAGATCACCATCTTGTTGCCGGTCCAGATCGCGGAATGGTATTTCCGCTGACCCGGCACATTTCCCGAGTTCGTGGGTGTCCATGAATCGGAAGCAAGGTTGTAGCGGCCCCCGCTGTTCTGCTGGTCACCTCCCCAAACCAGCATATCGACGCCCGTCCACACAGCTCGATGGGAGCCTCGGGGGAGGGGCGCATTGACGGTTGAAATCGGCACCCAGCTGTTGGATCCAGGAAAGTAACGGCCTCCCGTGCTCAAGGGGATTTGATTGCCCCATGAACGTCCGCCCCAGATAAGCATGCTGGAACCGATCCAGACCGCGGAGTGATCAAATCTTGCCTCGGGTGCCGAAGCGAGAGTGACGGCAGTCCATTGGTTCGAAACCGGATCGTATCGTCCCCCGGGGGCCGGGCCGCCGGTCGAGTCACCGCCCCAGACAATCATGAGATTTCCCGACCAGACCGCCGTGTGTGCCCTCCGGGCCGGCGGAGCGCCTGCCAGGGAGGTGGCAATCCATGTATCGGCAACGGGATCGTAAACTCCGCCATCGTTCGTGTAACCAGTAACTGAATAACCACCCCAGATGATCATCCTGCTTCCGGTCCATACCGCGGTATGAGAGCTGCGTGGGCTCGGAGCATTGGTAACCGACATCCCGGTCCAGGTGTTGGTTACCGGATCATACCGGCCGCCTGTGCTCAACCCATTCTGGTTATATCCTCCCCAGACGAGCATCCGGTTACCCGTCCAGACGGCCGTTGCGGCGGCGCGGGCTTCCGGCGCGGAGCTGGTCGTCATTGGGCTCCATTGGCCGGCGACAGGGTCGTAGGCCGCGCCTGTGTTGAGCTTGCCCTGGCCGCCGTCCCCGCCCCAGATGAGCATGCGGGATCCCGTCCATACCGCCACATGCCCCGCGCGCGGCGTGGGAGCGCCCGTCAGACTCGTCGGCACCCAGGTGTCGGTGGCCGGGTCATAGGCGTCGCCGGTGTTTCTCGGAGAGCCCGCCGTAACCGTGTCGTTGGGAGAGCCCGTGACCAGGCCTCCCCACACGATCATGCGGGATCCGGTCCACACCGCCGTAAAGCTCTCTCGAGCCACGAGAGCTCCACTGTTCAAGTGAGAAGCGTCCCAGACGTCGTCGGCAGGACAGACCGTTTCAGGATCCGGAACACTCGAGGATTCCAATGCAGCCGTTGGCACCTCACTCTCGTCCAGATCGCCCTCGACCTCCCTCCACCATGTCTCGCGCGATCGCTTCGGTACGGCGTACACCGCGATGTCGAGTCCGTCGATTCGCTCCTCACGTAGCACCAGGATGGTGAACCGGTCCTCTTCTTCCGAGATAGTCCCCACCTCGCCAACGCGGGACGGCAATCGCCGGCGCCAGTGGTGCAGCTCTTCTTCCGAGACCTTGAGCAGGCGCGATCCGACGCCCGAACTCTCCGAGACGCCCGGGCCTGAGCCGCTCTTCGGCTCGCTGTCTCCCACCCTGATTTCGATCAGGTCCGGGGCCGGTATGTCGGAGCGCGCGCCGCGCCCTGCTTCCAGCAGGCGCCGGATTTCCTCCGCACGGCGACGTTCTCCGGCATGGAAGCGCTGATCGGAGGCGTAAAAGCTTTCCAGCAGGCGACCGACCAGAACCGGTCGGGCAAGACATTCACGGATGAGGAGCCGATTGTGGCCGAGGGCGGAAAAAAGCTCGCTCAGCCGGGCGGGCATGCGGGTTGCCCGGCGCATCCGCTCGATTTCGGCATCCAGCATCTCGGCAGTGACCGGAGTGTTCCAGTATTTCTCCAAGGCAGCGGATTGCTTCTGTGCTGTGCGGACCTTCCGCTCGAGCAGCTCGGTGGACACCGCCTGGTCGAAGGGAAGCCTGGCCTCGGTTTGATGGGAGTAATAGAAGCGCTCGATGGCGCGCTGCGCTTCGACGCGATCACGGAACGTCAGCTCACGGGTTTGCGTGACTGCCGGGCTGATGAGGAGGGTGGCCAGAGCCGCCGCGGCGAGAAGATTGGATCGGTTCATCCTGTTCCCCGGGATGTCCTTTGGCCAAGGCCGTACAAGGCGGCTTCATTTTCGAGAGAGAAGACTGGTTTCTACGACCTAGATACGCTGAGATTCCTGACCTGTCAATCAATTTGTGGTGAGGAGTTGACTACCTGGTCTTCGATTTGACCAGGAGTGACACGATCACCGAACCGAAGAGGACGAGGGCGACGATGCCGAGGGACAATCCGATAGGAATCTGGTAGTGGCCGGCGATGAGCATCTTCAATCCGACGAAGGCGAGGACCAGGCCCAATCCGATCGGCAGGTAGTGGAAGCGGTTCATCATCCCCTGCAGGAGGAAGAACAGGGCGCGCAGCCCCAGCACGGCGAAGATGTTGGAAGTGTAGACGATGAAGGGGTCGTGGGTGATCCCGAAGATCGCCGGGATCGAGTCGACGGCGAAGACCACGTCGGTGGACTCCACCACCAGCAGGACGAGCAGCAGCGGGGTGGCGAAGCTCTTGCCGTCGATCTTCGTGAAGAACTTGCTCTCCTCGTAGTCCTTG
It encodes:
- a CDS encoding MopE-related protein; the encoded protein is MNRSNLLAAAALATLLISPAVTQTRELTFRDRVEAQRAIERFYYSHQTEARLPFDQAVSTELLERKVRTAQKQSAALEKYWNTPVTAEMLDAEIERMRRATRMPARLSELFSALGHNRLLIRECLARPVLVGRLLESFYASDQRFHAGERRRAEEIRRLLEAGRGARSDIPAPDLIEIRVGDSEPKSGSGPGVSESSGVGSRLLKVSEEELHHWRRRLPSRVGEVGTISEEEDRFTILVLREERIDGLDIAVYAVPKRSRETWWREVEGDLDESEVPTAALESSSVPDPETVCPADDVWDASHLNSGALVARESFTAVWTGSRMIVWGGLVTGSPNDTVTAGSPRNTGDAYDPATDTWVPTSLTGAPTPRAGHVAVWTGSRMLIWGGDGGQGKLNTGAAYDPVAGQWSPMTTSSAPEARAAATAVWTGNRMLVWGGYNQNGLSTGGRYDPVTNTWTGMSVTNAPSPRSSHTAVWTGSRMIIWGGYSVTGYTNDGGVYDPVADTWIATSLAGAPPARRAHTAVWSGNLMIVWGGDSTGGPAPGGRYDPVSNQWTAVTLASAPEARFDHSAVWIGSSMLIWGGRSWGNQIPLSTGGRYFPGSNSWVPISTVNAPLPRGSHRAVWTGVDMLVWGGDQQNSGGRYNLASDSWTPTNSGNVPGQRKYHSAIWTGNKMVIWGGGPRGGVSNTGGVYDPMIDDWTPTSLSGAPGPRYYHSAVWTGNRMVIWGGLSFWPTIYNDGALYDPVADSWEPTSPVDAPTERYGHTGVWTGSSMVVWGGENVSGPFSTGGRYNPLSDTWTPTSMVNAPQARSGHTSVWTGSRMIVWGGAGATSVLNTGGRYDPGTDTWSPTATFGVGRSEHTAVWTGSRMIVWGGNDDEPRVYPECSNDLNTGGVYDPIANTWSTTSTIGAPNRRTSHSAIWTGSRMIVWGGRWYHDVAAAGQCFVGSDPTTFLASGGVYDPLLDQWTSIPLTGAPLPRAFHSAVWTGDWMLIWGGGTFWLAYQDGARFGAPDPDGDGFSVCEGDCDDTRPTVHPGAPELCDGLDNDCDGPIDESADADGDGFFSACGGDCNDSNPAVHPGVAELCNGVDDDCDGSTDEGLPDGDGDGFSNCFDCLDTNGAVYPGASQICDGLNNNCNAPGWPGLAGTNERDDDQDSFSECAGDCNDASAIVYPGAPQACDGINNDCSSPTYPDIAGTNEGDDDGDSVSECSGDCDDAHAAVYQGATQFCDGLNNNCAWPGWPSLAGTNESDDDADGLSECTGDCNDASNAVYPGAPQICDGVNNNCSAPGWPGLSGTNEGDDDGDSFSECQGDCNDAVTTLYPNSPEINDGEDNQCPSNFGYGMIDEISGIAGFSSATQFSWPPQSGATAYEVQRSSRPFPAASPFAFSRATSASSWIDASSPPVGVAFFYLVRPTALHLGSWGLRSDGQERSGFVVPEALCADSADNDGDGFIDCADPDCQAASGCAAQVFSFNDTLGDDIADASLTTFFSSISAGAGDYLYLSLAVSGVADFQICAQRADFYKNSYLSLAAGGGSASSGTWSRWTRAGNSAWSAPDTGSYENAYGSNCFDAHSWCPERTLGGRQIGVLPEQTDACETVDLMASCGSGNWRLTIRVAPTRFAACGF